In one Brevibacillus choshinensis genomic region, the following are encoded:
- a CDS encoding asparagine synthase-related protein produces the protein MLLTREGITTDDSGFHRWENDKAVFYWKGFLYIQGVLAGLPSVRHFATFFTESNLDQDVLHLKGSYLMVMKVKQLNLYYCFVDSSGCHDAFYTEDAISSSFLTLAGHKNLNITKMNRQAIMEFLNFGHLFENKTFFEEIRKIDSNELLVFDRRKVMVKQKKLTPIYDESQPAVDFHAFFQQLSQSLRNQRVSVDLSGGIDSRMIGVLLHYYGVDFETTISGREGIQDVDIPREVASLFGVSLHVTHPILDHLEEEVEELFRISDGLNDFLRHYRTLQHNRSRVQRGMEIAITGIGGELFKDFFWLQDFPFYASKKANLSRLFHTRFLPIPCGHHYFDDSFVPLQQTLTKQMLDEFSPYVLETNTKTYDNIYYHYRMKSIAGKYLTAANHVLPTYAPLLDEDLVRYGFQLNRRERIFNRFHRKIITHLNPEVSKIRTSEGGISVSTDRLEVAKDVRKYAVSYSKRLMKMLGRKVLKKSYTSDSPEHPELFTTIRQLRHTQESLSLLKEVHILHPDLTIDQIHNQHLGNLISLATLIFFLDRKKTESKGQQAGLWGERQMSILSHS, from the coding sequence TTGTTACTTACGCGTGAAGGGATAACGACAGACGATTCCGGATTTCACCGCTGGGAAAACGACAAGGCTGTTTTTTACTGGAAAGGCTTTTTGTATATACAGGGAGTTTTGGCGGGGCTGCCTTCTGTGCGGCATTTTGCGACGTTCTTTACCGAGTCGAACTTGGACCAGGACGTCCTGCATTTGAAAGGTAGCTACTTGATGGTCATGAAAGTCAAACAACTAAATCTGTATTACTGCTTCGTCGATTCGAGCGGTTGCCACGACGCTTTCTATACGGAGGATGCCATATCCAGTTCCTTTCTCACGCTGGCCGGGCACAAGAATCTGAACATCACCAAGATGAACCGTCAGGCGATTATGGAGTTTCTCAATTTTGGTCATTTGTTTGAAAATAAAACGTTCTTCGAGGAGATTCGAAAAATCGACAGTAATGAACTGCTCGTGTTCGACCGTCGAAAGGTCATGGTCAAACAAAAAAAGCTCACCCCCATCTATGATGAATCACAGCCAGCCGTAGATTTTCATGCGTTTTTTCAGCAACTATCCCAGTCCCTGCGTAATCAGCGGGTTAGCGTGGATTTATCGGGTGGAATCGACTCCAGGATGATCGGCGTCTTGCTTCATTATTATGGTGTCGATTTTGAAACGACCATCTCGGGTAGGGAAGGCATTCAGGATGTGGATATACCCAGAGAGGTAGCTAGCTTATTTGGAGTTTCTCTCCATGTGACCCACCCGATCTTGGATCATCTGGAGGAGGAAGTCGAAGAGCTGTTTCGGATCAGTGATGGCTTGAACGATTTTCTTAGGCACTATCGAACCCTTCAACATAACAGGAGCCGCGTCCAGCGAGGAATGGAAATTGCCATTACCGGAATCGGAGGGGAATTGTTCAAAGACTTTTTCTGGCTTCAGGATTTTCCTTTCTACGCCAGCAAAAAGGCAAACCTGAGTCGTCTTTTCCATACGCGGTTTCTCCCTATCCCTTGTGGTCATCACTATTTTGATGATTCGTTTGTTCCTCTCCAACAAACCCTTACCAAGCAGATGCTAGATGAGTTTTCCCCTTACGTGCTAGAGACCAATACCAAGACGTATGACAACATTTACTACCATTATCGGATGAAGTCGATCGCGGGCAAATATTTGACGGCCGCCAATCATGTGCTGCCAACATACGCACCTTTGCTGGACGAAGACCTCGTTCGATATGGATTTCAATTAAACAGAAGGGAGCGCATTTTCAACCGTTTTCACCGCAAAATCATTACTCATCTGAATCCCGAGGTGTCAAAAATCCGAACATCAGAGGGCGGAATCTCTGTCTCTACCGATCGACTGGAGGTGGCAAAGGATGTACGAAAATACGCGGTCAGTTATTCCAAACGGCTGATGAAAATGCTGGGAAGGAAGGTGCTCAAGAAAAGCTATACGTCAGACAGCCCAGAGCATCCCGAGCTATTCACGACGATCAGACAACTTCGCCATACCCAGGAGTCATTGAGCCTGTTAAAAGAGGTTCACATTCTGCATCCCGATTTGACGATCGATCAGATACACAATCAGCATTTGGGAAATTTGATTTCATTAGCGACATTGATCTTTTTTCTGGACAGAAAGAAAACAGAATCGAAAGGGCAGCAAGCCGGTCTCTGGGGAGAGAGACAGATGTCGATTCTTTCCCACTCGTAG
- a CDS encoding asparagine synthase-related protein, with the protein MLLTAKGMRSVESDLQSWENPDYSFRWRGFLYLLGIPPGAASVREFSRLVASKGIDRALKALRGHFFMVVKEKQTHKYNCFTDNNGGFTAFHSKSAVSTSFLELVSYQGVTPSSLDRDSVLEFVNFGNVFSNKTLIEGISRIDRNQIIRFGPNGKSVHSKNLAPIDAGKGDFDYLQFFEKFAQSIKEYRLSVDLTGGVDSRLIAVLLDYFGVPFETTVSGMDGMEDVEIAKEVAAAMGTSLYVTRPSIDGLEESIPEVFRVSDGLNDVFKHYRSFQHNQNRVKRGVELALSGIGGEFLKDELWLQDFPFYTSKTSRLDRMFTMFMLPIPCKNDYFTGEYADSNQKLQNGTIHNLARYEMDTNTKTYDNIYYYYELPTIGGGFITAANRVLPSYAPMMELDFVQFGFNLKRRERFFNTFHRKTISKVNPLISRIRTSEGGISVSADKWEVGKDIQKYVWDKGTRLMKVIERRLFHGSYTRQPADHPELTNRIRESRLAKDAIELLKEEKILQGNVQLQDIHDAHLSHFLSFFLFMEFLHSNKGQCHGT; encoded by the coding sequence TTGCTGTTGACAGCGAAAGGAATGAGGAGTGTAGAGAGTGATCTGCAATCGTGGGAGAATCCGGATTATTCCTTCCGGTGGAGAGGTTTTCTCTACTTGCTGGGAATCCCACCCGGGGCTGCATCTGTTCGAGAGTTTTCTCGATTGGTAGCGTCGAAAGGAATCGATCGTGCATTGAAGGCGTTGAGGGGCCACTTCTTTATGGTGGTGAAGGAAAAACAGACGCACAAGTACAACTGCTTTACGGACAATAATGGCGGGTTTACCGCCTTTCATTCAAAATCAGCAGTTTCTACTTCATTTTTAGAGCTAGTCTCCTATCAGGGAGTGACTCCTTCTAGCCTAGACCGAGATTCCGTTCTGGAGTTTGTCAACTTTGGAAACGTGTTCTCCAATAAGACGCTAATCGAGGGCATTTCCCGGATTGATCGTAACCAGATCATCCGTTTTGGACCGAACGGGAAGAGTGTCCACTCCAAAAATTTGGCTCCGATCGATGCGGGAAAAGGTGATTTTGACTACCTCCAATTTTTCGAGAAGTTTGCTCAGTCCATCAAAGAGTATCGACTGAGTGTGGATTTGACAGGTGGAGTAGATTCACGACTGATTGCGGTCCTCTTGGATTACTTTGGCGTTCCCTTTGAAACGACTGTTTCCGGGATGGACGGTATGGAGGACGTCGAGATCGCAAAGGAAGTGGCTGCCGCCATGGGGACATCGCTGTATGTGACGCGTCCCAGTATTGACGGCTTAGAGGAAAGTATTCCGGAAGTGTTTCGGGTCAGTGACGGATTAAACGATGTCTTCAAGCATTATCGGTCGTTTCAGCATAATCAAAATCGGGTGAAAAGAGGCGTCGAACTTGCCTTGAGCGGTATTGGCGGCGAATTTCTAAAAGACGAATTATGGTTGCAGGATTTCCCGTTTTATACGAGCAAAACATCGCGGCTGGATCGCATGTTCACCATGTTTATGCTCCCCATCCCGTGCAAAAACGACTATTTTACCGGGGAGTATGCGGACTCGAATCAAAAGCTGCAAAACGGAACGATACATAACCTGGCCCGCTATGAAATGGACACAAACACCAAAACGTATGACAACATCTACTACTATTATGAGCTCCCTACCATTGGTGGTGGCTTTATCACCGCAGCCAACCGTGTGCTGCCCAGCTATGCTCCCATGATGGAGCTCGACTTCGTACAATTCGGCTTCAATTTAAAGCGACGAGAGCGGTTTTTCAATACCTTTCATCGCAAGACGATCTCCAAAGTGAATCCACTCATCTCCAGAATTCGAACATCAGAGGGCGGGATTTCCGTGTCGGCAGACAAGTGGGAAGTTGGCAAAGACATTCAAAAATATGTGTGGGACAAAGGGACTCGTCTCATGAAAGTGATCGAACGAAGGCTCTTTCATGGTTCTTATACAAGGCAGCCTGCTGATCATCCGGAATTGACCAATCGAATCCGGGAATCACGGTTAGCAAAGGATGCGATTGAGCTGTTAAAGGAGGAAAAAATCTTGCAAGGGAATGTTCAGTTGCAAGATATCCATGACGCCCATCTCAGTCATTTCTTATCGTTTTTTCTCTTTATGGAGTTCCTTCACTCTAACAAAGGGCAGTGTCATGGCACCTAA
- a CDS encoding glycosyltransferase family 4 protein, producing MGKHVLYIAGKLFPVNSGDAIYSLGILERITSADSSFDVLSYQYDETDVETDEYRYYSTLFRQIRLVPYHPTKWENYKKILIYGDSTQKYLQRMIHEADQLLSQTHYDVIILDHLRMYFLYETIMKHVDRKRTKLVLIQHNIEHLNAREEIRYQARSKDKWKLRLLNRGIKRLEYQAIHAVDDIWVISEEDKKLISDMGKAASQIHVIPPYYNYPTIKEREHVEQPSYKLLLLGSMEWYPNVVGAVWFIENVFQELVKLDDRYRLFVVGRDPSPRIQKYRSEQIVVTGAVKSVDEYIRSCDFLIVPNTLGGGAKIKILEGIMKGIPVLATKESTVGYSEDIFDEDFCVNHPQTFVQKIIQLNKDATKKVSFVNKARIIIADNQKLRGILG from the coding sequence ATGGGAAAACACGTATTGTACATTGCGGGAAAGCTATTCCCAGTCAACTCTGGTGATGCGATCTACTCACTCGGTATTCTGGAGAGAATCACCAGTGCCGATAGCTCGTTTGATGTGCTCTCCTACCAATACGACGAGACAGATGTCGAAACCGATGAGTATCGCTACTATTCCACACTCTTTCGCCAGATAAGGCTGGTTCCGTATCACCCGACGAAATGGGAGAACTACAAGAAAATTCTCATCTATGGTGATAGCACCCAAAAATATTTACAGAGAATGATTCATGAAGCGGATCAACTCTTGTCACAGACTCACTATGATGTCATCATTCTCGATCATTTACGGATGTATTTTCTATATGAAACGATTATGAAGCACGTCGATCGTAAGCGGACCAAGCTCGTGCTCATCCAACATAACATCGAGCATCTGAACGCCCGAGAAGAAATCAGGTACCAGGCCCGGAGCAAAGATAAATGGAAATTGCGCCTACTCAATCGAGGGATTAAAAGGCTGGAGTATCAAGCGATTCACGCGGTTGACGATATCTGGGTCATTTCCGAGGAGGATAAAAAGCTCATTTCGGACATGGGAAAAGCCGCCAGTCAAATCCACGTGATTCCTCCCTACTACAATTACCCGACGATTAAAGAGAGAGAACACGTAGAACAGCCGTCCTACAAGCTGCTGCTCTTGGGCAGCATGGAATGGTACCCCAATGTGGTCGGGGCCGTTTGGTTCATCGAAAATGTGTTTCAGGAGCTCGTCAAGCTTGATGATCGCTACCGGCTATTCGTAGTCGGGCGTGATCCCAGTCCCCGGATTCAAAAATATCGCTCGGAGCAAATCGTCGTGACCGGAGCTGTCAAATCCGTGGACGAATACATTCGTAGCTGTGATTTTCTCATCGTCCCGAACACGCTGGGTGGCGGTGCGAAAATCAAGATACTCGAGGGGATCATGAAGGGTATCCCGGTACTGGCGACCAAAGAAAGCACGGTCGGTTACTCTGAAGACATTTTTGATGAAGATTTTTGTGTCAACCACCCGCAGACGTTTGTTCAAAAAATCATCCAGTTAAATAAGGACGCGACAAAGAAGGTTTCCTTTGTGAACAAGGCGAGAATCATCATTGCTGACAATCAAAAGCTGAGAGGCATTCTGGGCTAG
- a CDS encoding glycosyltransferase family 2 protein, with amino-acid sequence MTAKLHLPKISIITVTYQAGPRLEATIQSVMGQTYRNKEYIVVDGGSTDETLALVERYRRFINTVISEPDEGIYDAMNKGLTMVSPDSDYVIFMNAGDVFYNHVVLDALLPGRTGAGHLYGNIYRNGSVVSQAARLSDFYLSTQMICHQSILFATRLHRRVLYDCHYSISADFKAVLEMRKNGDTFEKVDQAICKYEGGGVSDRQRQELFRQRHEILLQYPMLLRIYRGKTFLKRCLPFRNQLRMR; translated from the coding sequence GTGACGGCCAAACTGCATTTGCCAAAAATAAGCATCATTACGGTGACCTATCAGGCAGGACCGAGGTTGGAGGCTACGATCCAAAGCGTCATGGGGCAAACGTACCGCAATAAGGAGTATATCGTCGTGGACGGAGGATCCACGGATGAGACTCTGGCACTCGTAGAACGCTATCGCCGCTTTATCAACACCGTGATTTCCGAGCCGGACGAAGGTATTTATGATGCCATGAACAAAGGGCTAACCATGGTCTCTCCAGACAGTGATTATGTCATTTTCATGAATGCAGGTGATGTCTTCTACAATCATGTCGTGCTGGATGCGCTTCTACCGGGACGTACAGGAGCGGGACATTTGTATGGAAATATTTATCGGAATGGGAGTGTCGTATCACAAGCCGCCCGGCTGAGCGACTTTTATCTGAGCACGCAAATGATCTGCCACCAATCCATCCTGTTCGCGACGAGGCTTCATCGACGTGTCTTGTATGATTGCCACTATTCGATTTCGGCTGATTTCAAAGCTGTTCTGGAGATGCGGAAGAACGGGGACACGTTTGAAAAGGTGGATCAGGCGATCTGTAAGTATGAAGGCGGCGGAGTCAGCGATCGGCAGCGACAGGAATTGTTCCGGCAGAGACACGAGATCCTGCTGCAATACCCCATGCTTTTGCGGATATATAGAGGTAAGACTTTTCTCAAGCGATGTCTGCCATTTCGAAACCAGTTGAGGATGCGATAA
- the fcl gene encoding GDP-L-fucose synthase, which yields MELDARIYVAGHRGLVGSAIKRALESQGYQNVLEQTRSELDLLDQSAVAQFFAKERPEYVFLAAAKVGGISANATHPADFLYHNLVIQTNVIHAAYLYGVKKLLFLGSSCIYPKFAPQPIREEYLLNGELEPTNEPYALAKIAGVKMCEAYYRQYGSDFLAVMPTNLYGPNDNFDLESSHVLPALLRKFHEAKTMDASHVEVWGTGKPRREFLYVDDLADACVYLMKRYSHSDIGSFVNIGTGADVEIGELATMIKQIVGFRGNIVFNSEKPDGTPRKWLDVTRIEGLGWRASTTLRKGIQKTYEWYLNQHQSTVRP from the coding sequence GTGGAACTAGATGCACGTATTTATGTTGCAGGACATCGGGGATTGGTCGGATCAGCTATCAAAAGGGCATTAGAATCGCAGGGATACCAAAATGTGCTCGAACAGACCAGGAGCGAGCTGGATCTGCTGGATCAATCCGCTGTTGCGCAATTTTTTGCGAAAGAGCGGCCTGAGTATGTGTTTTTGGCTGCGGCCAAAGTGGGGGGGATTTCTGCCAACGCAACGCACCCGGCTGATTTTCTTTATCATAATTTGGTGATTCAGACGAATGTGATACATGCAGCCTATCTGTACGGTGTAAAAAAGCTGTTGTTCCTGGGAAGTTCTTGTATCTACCCCAAATTTGCTCCACAGCCGATCAGGGAGGAGTATTTGCTCAACGGTGAGCTGGAACCGACGAATGAGCCATACGCTCTCGCCAAAATTGCAGGGGTCAAGATGTGCGAAGCGTACTATCGCCAATATGGGTCTGATTTTCTGGCAGTGATGCCGACGAATCTCTACGGCCCCAACGACAATTTTGATCTGGAGAGTTCTCACGTGCTACCGGCGTTGTTACGCAAATTCCATGAAGCCAAAACGATGGATGCCTCTCACGTCGAGGTATGGGGGACGGGAAAACCGAGAAGGGAATTCCTGTATGTCGACGATCTGGCGGACGCGTGCGTGTATCTGATGAAACGTTACAGCCATTCCGATATCGGATCGTTCGTCAATATTGGTACCGGGGCAGATGTGGAGATTGGCGAATTGGCGACCATGATCAAGCAGATCGTCGGCTTTCGAGGGAATATTGTCTTCAACTCGGAAAAACCGGATGGGACACCACGAAAATGGTTGGACGTGACGAGGATAGAGGGCTTGGGATGGAGAGCAAGTACGACGCTAAGAAAAGGAATTCAAAAGACGTATGAATGGTATCTTAATCAGCATCAATCGACCGTCAGACCATAG
- a CDS encoding flippase has protein sequence MIHKWRTITLSLVQLFSKSQDLKKIVVSTGWLAVERVFRMVVSFFVGIAIARYLGPEQYGQLNYAQSFVALFSALAALGLDGIVVRNIVNQPSRKDEFMGSAFVLKLFGSLFTIALTVGLIIFLRPDDPHTQWMVTLVAMGMILQSFDTIDYWFQSQVYAKVKVYAYGISFFLLSLVKVVMIVLHAPLIAFAYAGMAESVIVAIGLLVGYRLHGNSMRKWRVTFACSIEMLKDSWPLIFSSLAIMIYMRIDQIMIGEMAGDHELGIYSVAVRLGEMWYFVPIAIVSSTFPSIVQAKQINDELFYERLQHLYDVMAFIGYVAAIVTTCFAPFIVTLFGQEYSAAASILICYIWIGLFVNLGVARSSFLNTMNYTKWHFVTSFLGCVMNVLLNLILIPRYGAMGATIASLFSYWFQTHGSCFFFRPLHKTGAMQTKAILVPFRLRKIMAQLQIRSKGEYL, from the coding sequence ATGATTCATAAATGGCGAACGATCACCCTATCACTCGTGCAATTGTTTAGCAAGAGTCAAGACTTAAAAAAAATCGTGGTCAGTACGGGATGGCTGGCAGTCGAGCGAGTCTTTCGAATGGTCGTTTCCTTTTTTGTTGGGATCGCTATCGCCCGTTATCTGGGACCAGAGCAGTACGGGCAGCTAAACTATGCACAGTCCTTTGTTGCTCTCTTTTCAGCGCTAGCGGCATTGGGGCTCGATGGAATCGTCGTGCGCAACATCGTCAACCAGCCGTCACGAAAAGACGAGTTCATGGGTAGTGCGTTTGTTTTGAAGCTGTTTGGCTCTCTGTTCACGATTGCGCTTACTGTTGGATTAATTATCTTCCTGCGACCAGACGATCCTCATACGCAATGGATGGTGACATTGGTTGCAATGGGAATGATCCTGCAATCGTTTGATACGATCGACTACTGGTTCCAGTCACAGGTATACGCCAAAGTAAAAGTCTACGCATACGGCATCTCGTTCTTCCTCCTTTCCTTGGTTAAAGTCGTCATGATCGTGCTGCATGCTCCGCTCATTGCCTTTGCTTATGCGGGCATGGCTGAGTCTGTCATCGTTGCGATTGGGCTGTTGGTCGGTTATCGTCTGCATGGCAATTCGATGAGGAAATGGCGAGTGACTTTTGCCTGCTCTATCGAAATGTTGAAGGATAGCTGGCCATTGATCTTTTCCAGTCTGGCGATCATGATCTACATGCGGATCGATCAGATTATGATCGGTGAGATGGCGGGAGACCACGAGCTTGGTATTTATTCGGTGGCAGTCCGATTGGGGGAAATGTGGTATTTCGTACCAATCGCCATCGTTTCCTCGACGTTTCCCAGCATCGTGCAAGCCAAGCAAATCAACGATGAGCTGTTTTATGAACGGCTGCAGCACTTGTACGATGTCATGGCGTTTATCGGTTACGTTGCGGCGATTGTCACGACGTGCTTTGCTCCCTTCATCGTTACACTATTTGGGCAGGAGTATTCGGCAGCCGCTTCTATCTTGATCTGTTATATCTGGATTGGACTTTTTGTCAATTTGGGTGTAGCGAGAAGCTCGTTTCTAAACACGATGAACTATACCAAGTGGCATTTCGTCACCTCATTTCTAGGATGTGTCATGAACGTTCTGTTGAATCTGATACTCATTCCCCGATATGGAGCAATGGGAGCTACGATTGCCTCCCTGTTTTCGTACTGGTTTCAGACACATGGCTCTTGCTTCTTTTTTCGTCCGCTGCACAAAACGGGTGCCATGCAGACCAAGGCGATTCTCGTGCCGTTTCGTTTGAGAAAAATTATGGCACAACTGCAAATTCGTTCGAAAGGGGAGTACCTGTAA
- the gmd gene encoding GDP-mannose 4,6-dehydratase, with the protein MKKVALVTGVTGQDGAYLSEFLLEKGYEVHGVKRRASSFNTDRIDHLYQDKHDEDSRFFLHYGDLTDSTNLIRIIQEVQPDEIYNLAAQSHVKVSFETPEYTANADGIGTLRLLEAIRILGMTEKTRFYQASTSELYGLVQEVPQRETTPFYPRSPYAVAKLYAYWITVNYREAYRMFACNGILFNHESPLRGETFVTRKITRASARIRLGLQDKLYLGNLDAKRDWGYAKDYVKAMWLMLQTEVPEDFVIATGETHSVREFVELAFRENGIELAWRGHGVEEVGIHQQTGKVLVQVDPLYFRPTEVDLLLGNPEKARRVLGWEPECTFAELVRSMVQSDLAEANKELLLSL; encoded by the coding sequence ATGAAAAAAGTAGCGTTGGTTACAGGGGTTACAGGTCAAGACGGTGCTTACTTATCGGAGTTTCTGCTAGAGAAAGGGTACGAGGTCCATGGAGTTAAACGGAGGGCTTCCTCGTTCAACACGGACCGGATTGATCACCTCTATCAAGACAAGCATGACGAGGACAGCCGATTCTTTCTCCATTATGGCGATTTGACGGATTCGACGAATCTCATCCGTATCATTCAAGAAGTACAGCCAGATGAAATTTACAACTTGGCCGCTCAAAGTCATGTAAAAGTGTCGTTTGAAACGCCGGAATATACTGCTAACGCAGATGGGATCGGGACCCTGCGGCTACTAGAAGCGATCCGTATTTTGGGCATGACAGAAAAAACGAGATTCTATCAGGCTTCGACCAGTGAGCTCTACGGACTGGTGCAGGAAGTGCCGCAACGGGAAACGACGCCTTTTTATCCGCGAAGCCCCTATGCAGTAGCAAAGCTGTACGCTTACTGGATCACCGTGAACTATCGGGAAGCGTACCGGATGTTTGCCTGCAACGGCATCCTTTTTAACCATGAATCACCACTGCGGGGAGAAACGTTCGTTACACGCAAGATTACGCGAGCTTCAGCACGGATCCGGTTGGGTCTGCAGGACAAATTGTATCTGGGCAATCTGGATGCCAAACGAGATTGGGGCTACGCAAAGGATTACGTCAAAGCAATGTGGCTCATGCTGCAGACAGAGGTGCCAGAAGATTTCGTGATCGCGACAGGAGAAACGCATTCCGTGAGGGAGTTTGTTGAATTGGCTTTCCGTGAAAATGGCATTGAGCTTGCTTGGAGAGGGCATGGTGTCGAGGAAGTGGGGATCCATCAGCAGACAGGAAAGGTGCTAGTGCAGGTAGACCCACTATATTTTCGGCCTACGGAAGTCGACTTGCTTTTGGGCAACCCGGAGAAAGCCCGGAGAGTCCTGGGCTGGGAGCCTGAATGTACGTTTGCCGAATTGGTCCGATCGATGGTACAGTCCGATCTGGCAGAAGCCAATAAAGAACTGTTACTCTCCCTATGA
- a CDS encoding YveK family protein: MKVRELFDMIWRRFWIVIVFTAAVTSAIGIYSYYYITPIYGASVELLVMPNSKDSTEQSREIDYNDIQTSIKLMDTYQVMIKSPRVLEKAMIAMKLRLSTSELNNKIEVKPVKSSQVIEVTVRDPSPVTAVEIANTLSKISVEEIRDMMKIDNIQVISEAKVSDNPNPVYPRPILNILMAFVIGFFLSIAFVLLYDSYAIYRKSRVLQKQRIMSKSALG; the protein is encoded by the coding sequence ATGAAAGTACGTGAGCTGTTTGACATGATCTGGCGACGATTCTGGATTGTCATTGTCTTCACCGCCGCTGTCACTTCTGCCATCGGTATTTACAGTTACTATTACATTACCCCTATCTACGGGGCATCGGTGGAACTGCTGGTGATGCCGAACTCTAAAGATAGCACCGAACAATCGAGAGAAATTGATTACAACGATATTCAAACGAGCATTAAATTGATGGACACGTATCAAGTCATGATCAAAAGTCCACGGGTGCTTGAGAAGGCAATGATCGCTATGAAGCTACGATTATCTACGAGTGAGCTGAATAACAAAATTGAGGTCAAGCCCGTAAAATCCTCGCAGGTGATCGAAGTTACGGTTCGAGACCCGTCGCCAGTAACCGCAGTGGAAATCGCCAATACCTTGTCCAAAATATCAGTAGAAGAGATCAGAGATATGATGAAGATCGACAACATCCAAGTGATTTCAGAAGCAAAGGTATCGGATAATCCCAATCCCGTCTATCCCAGACCGATTTTGAACATCCTCATGGCGTTTGTCATCGGATTCTTCCTTTCCATTGCTTTTGTACTTTTGTACGATTCTTACGCCATTTATAGAAAATCCAGGGTTTTGCAAAAGCAGCGGATCATGAGTAAATCCGCGCTCGGATAA
- a CDS encoding helix-turn-helix domain-containing protein has protein sequence MPLLGKCIQELRMQKGLSMSELAERSGVTKSYLNALERGIKTNPSIQILEKIAGVLDMELGSLVRYVHDRQAGNAPFDPEWIELICEMKRSGISKEILKSWKDAWANNEDEDASKYSS, from the coding sequence TTGCCATTGCTTGGTAAATGTATTCAAGAATTGCGAATGCAAAAAGGGCTATCCATGTCAGAGCTAGCCGAGCGATCAGGGGTGACAAAATCGTACTTGAATGCCTTGGAGCGAGGGATCAAGACAAATCCTTCCATACAGATACTGGAGAAAATAGCAGGCGTTTTAGATATGGAATTGGGGAGTCTTGTCCGCTATGTCCATGATCGCCAAGCAGGGAATGCACCTTTTGATCCGGAGTGGATCGAATTAATCTGCGAAATGAAAAGGTCTGGAATTAGTAAAGAAATTTTGAAATCGTGGAAAGATGCCTGGGCGAATAACGAAGATGAGGATGCTTCAAAATATTCTTCATAA